Genomic DNA from Taurinivorans muris:
CTCAAAAAAGTTATTGGTCCTTTATGGAAGAAATGATTTTTGTCGGTTTTTGGAGCAGATTGGGCTTATTGACACTCCCCTTTTGTTCACAAATTTACGAACCTCAAAACCAAGAATTTTCCCTTTCAAAAATACTTTTTGAAAATTTCAATAAAAGCTCCGTACCGGCATGGTATTTTTTTATTTTCATTTTTTCAGTCCTTTGCTTTAATGCCTCATTAATCATCATCTGCACAACGATTTCTTTTCTCTTTTCCCTGCCGTTATACCGCTTGGCTCAAAAAGAAAAAGGCTATAACGGCGACTTCTTGGGAACAAATTGCCTCTTATGGGAATTGGCGGGATTTCTTTCTGTCCTGCTTTTTCATTCATTATAAAATGTTTTCTTTGGAAAATTTGGGAAATTTCACTTCCAAGGCTTGCTTTTTATTCTTCGCTATGATAAAAAAAATTTATGGAACTTTTAGAACTTTTAGAAAAACGTGTAGATGCATTACTTGCGGAAATTGAAAGATTAAGAACAGAAAACTCGGTTTTGCAAGAGCAGCTTTCCTCTTATGAACAAAAATTGGAAGAAAGTTCTCAATATATTGGTACGCTCAAGAGCGAACAGCAAAACGTACAACTTGTGAAAGAACGTCTTGAAGTATTAATGCAAAAAATTGAAACTGTTTTAACCGAATAAACAATTTTTATGCAAGAATATAATCTCAATGCTTTTGACCTGGTGAACGTATCGTT
This window encodes:
- the zapB gene encoding cell division protein ZapB, giving the protein MELLELLEKRVDALLAEIERLRTENSVLQEQLSSYEQKLEESSQYIGTLKSEQQNVQLVKERLEVLMQKIETVLTE